TTTGCTAATGGAATAAAACATACGTTGTTTTACGATGCTTCAGATTTATAGGAAAAGTTAAATGTTTCtcataataaaactaaactaaactcagtgacgcgacagcccatagagggccaaggcctactgtgcctatctcagttttcttgaccttgggctctggggtgcaagagcagatgttctggttaggtggtcagccgaacgcgcaAACCTCAGTGTTTatttcccaagcatgcttgatactcatttatcgacccactgatgggatgaaaggctgagtcaaatCTGAGTCTGAGGTCCGAATTTAGCGTGTGTAAATATggctccatttttttaaaaaggttcaaGCATGATTTTTCAATTGTGCGAGGAGTTTTGCCATGCAATgcctttcaaaacatttgctgcTGTAACAAAGATAGTTTACATAGTGTAGGTAAAGAAGTGCTTTTACATTTTTGTCCAATCCCTGCAGTAAGAGCCGGGGTGACTTGGGGGAAGGGGATAGAGCACCAAATAGAtagacaataaaaaagatagacGAATTATGTACACGTCGGCTGGTTGTTTCAAATTCCGTCCgaggtttgcaccgaccacagtgctgacgtaaaatatcctcagtggtaggcggatcatgggttagaatccctttgtcgtcaggctaaccgtgggaggttctcgtggccttcttctccatgtaacgcaaatgcgggttaattccaccagaaagtcctccatgaagacaaatttctcaaaatacttgatccaggagtccccttgttttctggattgggttcaaaattacaaggctacggtgttaGGCactagaagtcgtaaacccaagaattgggtcggcagttcaacgaccattataaaataaaataaaatccttcaGTAAATAGAGGgaattaaacaatataaaaataagacaaataaaCTAACCTAAAAATGTCTGTGCTCCCCAgaatatacaaaaagaaaaatgggcTATACTTTGTGCTGTTATGTAGACTAaagaattgattattttatttatcattataatttactaattttcattttttacaatcttTTCAGTTGTGTGTGTATCAAAATTGAAGACGTGTATGTATAGTTCCAAAGAAAACTCAACAGAACGAGTTAAAGATCTTCATGATAACTTTAACATCTATACTAAGCGAGGAGACAAAAATTTCACaggtaaatatttaatcaatcaaaaacttttaagaacaGTATTGATTTCATGTGTTCGAGAAATTCAGGACTGCATTCTACACTTTGgaggaaaattttcttcttttgataGTTAAGTTTAATGCAGGACTGCCAACTAGtactcttttttcaaaatatttcatagagcAAATTGgcaattaaaaactgaaacttcagatattttgccaacattttaaaagccacaCCACGAGGGAGCTGGAACAAAGTGGCATTTCgtatgaacttttgaatcatttgcaAGTGGGgtgaaaaataacattgaatcaaattaacataacaAAAAACATAGATTGAAACATAAACGtagaagacttttttttcatttcttaaagcGTAGAGAGATGGCAGCCCtgtttaatgtatgattctttgttttCTGAATACGATTTAAAGTGATTCTCCACTACACTTCGATAAAATTATTCACGAGTTCATTTGAAACGCCATTTTATTCGAGCTCTCTCGTGGTCAAGTCAAAGAATAACTTGTATATTCTTTGGTCCAGCTTTCAAAAGGTTGACAAAgttagcaaaatttttgaaagctttagtttttaattgtctactactctataaaatattttgtaataagtgGTGTAGTTGGCAATTctgcgtgttttttttttcttttttaatttttttttattgtctatcactctataaaatattttgcaataagcGGTGTGGTTGGCAATTCtgcgtttttttattgtctatcactcgataaaatattttgcaataagcTGTGTAGTTGGCagttctgtgtttttttttattgtctatcactcgataaaatattttgcaataagcTGTGTAGTTGGCAgttctgtgttttttttattgtctatcactcgataaaatattttgcaataagcTGCGTAGTTGGCAgttctgtgtgtgtgtgtgtgttttttctttttttttttcattgtctaccactctacaaaatattttgcaataagcTGTGTAGTTGGCAGTTctgtgttgttgttttttttgtctATCACTCGATAAAATATTCTGCAATAACCGGTGTAGTTAGCAGTTTTGcgtgtttttcttattattattaatattattgtctaccactctataaaatattttacaataagctGGGTAGTTGACAgttctgtgtgtgtgtgtttttttttattattgtctaTCACTCGATAAAATATTCTGCAATAAGCTGCGTAGTTGGCagttctgcatttttttttcgtttttttttatattgtctaccactctataaaatattctgCAATAAGCGGTGTAGTTGGCAGTTCTgcgtttttgtttgttttttactgTCTACCactccataaaataatttacaataagcGATGTAGTTGGCagttctgtgttttttttttttttttttttttttttttttttttttttttttttttttttttttNTTTTTTGGACTTGTTTATGATAAGACCGTTCTGATAAAACGTGACACAGGCTCTTAACCCCTtagggacgggtgattcagaaaagcattcgtacaaaatcagaatcaggacgcaattaaataaaaaacggtaacttaaatgtagtcgtttctgATTTGatagacttactttgcttttactttaattattgttagtttaatcatatatatatctaaccaatgtttattcaaagcatgactaaatagttttattttgaacaaagtaatggtgaattaaataaatcaaacaattataactccgcccacaaataaactgctaaagaatcattttcattaccagttttatctttttaccctggttgatacggttttatagCTGGCACATATTTgcgacagtcggcgcgaaagggttaaactcGTACGCTTCATCGAGGACCAATAGTGTAAGATctgtttctatatttaaaaggaaacattattttctaatgaaatgctttgatttattatcaataaattacgAGTGCAATCTGTTCTTCTGGAGAGAAGACATTGCAGTCATGGGCAGGAGCAatgcctcctataactgaaagcctccacacggttttttataggtagtccgatcagaccactgggAAGGAGATCCCCTTTTCGAACGAGtcaattaatacaaaatctagttaaaataagaaaatggtaacaaatatatgactaaaaatttgtttaatttatgaatataatcggtttgccttattcacttgtcaaccactacagattcaattctcaaatatacatgataaatttctctcaattacttttataaaaggttttgggttcatgcgcacaactggttcactttttaaatagtctgcgcggactacttagaaaagaccgtgtggaggctttttgatgcAGGAGGTTATTGCAGGAGCGATTTTTATCAGTAACAACTACAATCAAATCGTTAATAATTCTAGCGGCACTTAAATGAAATTCTTGCAAGATTCTTGCATTCTAATAtcataatagaaattaatattattaaagaatattattatatatctttattattaaagaaccaaaatatgaaagaatttaaattatagtaaaaaattaaagaatcagaaaattttatttatgttaaaatggtTTAAGGATGCTTGAAAAGCCTTACTTGCCAGTCTCTTTTCGGCCTCTCTGGACACAGcttaaccccttaacttgtGCGCTCGAGTTAAATCGAGTACGCTGAACGGGCTAAACTGTGCACACTAGGGATAATTCGAGCGGCGTTGTATTTCATGCTGCCATAATTTTTCACAGTCGAATATAATCGagagttgaaaataacaatgtgaaagctacgaaaaaaaatcgttttattgatattaatcatttacataggattgtaagctataacacttatttattcaagaataaaatatagcccTTTTCCAAGGAACAAAACGCTATATTTGCAGGCTATACAAGGTTATATTTCTATTCTTTCCAGGCTATATTTCTAGACTATATAAGGCTATATTTCTGGGCTATATTCCAGACTATAAAGGTTATATAAAAGggtatatcaaaaattttccacCAAAAGAAAAGTTGAACCAGAAGCGGCAACAAATGGAAACCTTGttctaaagtgtgtttttttacattaaaaaaaaaaatttttcttttggccggtttttttcaaaaaatctgtgcgttaaggggttaattttTCTTAGCCAATGTTTCATTTCTCTTTACATGGTTTTTCGATGAGTTGTCGCcaaggcaaataaaaaaaaagccatagtttatatgccttacacttgaagcaaaacaatgattttaaacaaagtGCATCATCTTGCTGTGAAGAGTTATCTGGGATTTAGAACAGacgaatgaattaaatattttaaaaattattaaactttatttaaaaaatcgccATTTTGGCGATTTTTTACACCTAGAagacatttttccacctagaagaaaattattaaaaccacTGCCTTACTCTTAGTTTCtgcaaattttatagaatttttattttatcatttattttcctGAAGTTATTCCTTTAAGTTCcctttaagttatttataagaAGTGTTacacttagtttaaaaaaatctaaatctaagtctaattaagttatttaaaaaaattgatccaCTAGTTTTGCTACCTCTaggaaaagtattttctgaaactacgaaAATTCCGTAGTAGTTAGAGGTTGTacatataaaactgaaattttctgACTTTGTTTTACAGACGATGAAGAAGCGTTTAAAGAGAGCCTACCTGATTTTAACAGCTGGGTTGTTACAATCTCCAGTCTTTCCTTAGCTGCTATGTTCGCTATAACAGGAGGTGTGTTTGCTATAGTCAACGCTATTCGTAATTCTGCAGAATTAGTATTCGGGTTCTTAGGCATCGGTATTTGGAACACGTTTGGAGGTAAcattacttatttgttttttaactagattttttcGCTTTTAAAATGTGTAGCTTCAAAAGTTCGGTAACTCTTAAATGAAGGATCTAATCAATCTTTCATATATCTTCGTCGGAACAAAAGAAGTACCTCGATCAACAAGAAAAAGTAATCTGTTTTATtcaggagaaaaataattaacacttGGAATCCAGTACAGggcggctttgaggagaactcctccagtcTGAAAGTCTGGGGcagtctgctgctatggtaacaagcgatagcacatttctaatggggatgaaatggaagaaaaaaggtgtcgattggtttacttACGACGACCTACGCtaagattaagacaaaactattcaccccacacccctattcgaagtgacctttcctcgtaaccatgGTACCCGCCACGGCGCGAGACgggtgtctggaggagttcttcTGAAATCCGTACTATACACAAATGAGacaacgaaaaaaatatgacaaccaaagctgacgtcttcagggggcACCAGCTCCggaaacaaaaccttttctatcaaGAGAGCAAGACAAAAGTCTAAAATTGCTACCCTCTGTGTACCCCAAATGTTTTGCCAGAGTCCAGGAAAAGAATAGAATCCATAATATACAACATAAAATACAgaagaatataatataaaatacagtagcaaatacagaagaataaaaacaagaaaaatacataagagTGGTACGAACGAAAGCTTACAAGTACAAATCCAACAACTAGATAACACAACTGACTGCGAGacacaactaaaataaaataagcataaaaacaaCGCCCCTTAACCTGCGCAGTTTAAggaaaaaagtgaaagaaaggACACAGGTTAAGGAGAAAAGGACAGAAGGGAAAAGGATAGAAAAGGGAAAAGGACAGAAGTTAAGGAAGTAGTGACCGTACTATACACTTTTCACTGATATTGTCAAAGACTATATCAAAGCTTAAATTgttatcatattaattttaaaaaaacttttggtttattatattttatttcaaaattatatagaCAGATAATTTAGTAGAGCACTATGGTCCATTTgctgtatttttgaaattcatccTGATATTCATTCCTGAAGTAAAGCAATGCAGTACTGGGAGACAAACGGATTCGGTTTGAAAAGTTCCCAGTTAGAAATTACTAGAACCCATTGGCCAATTAGAATTTAGTAgaataaattgaacaaaattgcaaaatatagcTTGTTTAGGGGATAACAGGAAAATGATAAATAGGAACTTGAGAAAGAAATGTTCTGATCAAGATAATGAGAAGCGAAAAATACAAtacatttacgtcgcactaaagctgcacaatgggctattggcgacggtctaggaaacatccctaaggatgatccgaagacataccatcacaattttgatcctctacagaggggatggcGCCCCCGCTTAGGTAGCCCAACGACttacacgcgaagtcgagcactttacggtagaacagtttaacgaggaccagtACCGCACATCCTGGGGATAAACAAGGAAAGTCAATCTCttgagaaaattataataacctCAACTTCCATTTTTTGGAGGGAAATGGAAGTAATTTGAGAGGGAGAAGTGAATTCCTTCTAGACGGGAAAATGAGGCATcgtttttgatgtatttttcatgaataataaCAATCACAAGACGATCGGAagaatagtttagaagttatatatatatatactctgaATATATATATCCAATCTGAATCTATACTCACCgaatatatatatctaaacaGGCGAAATATTGTTTACtgtgtattttttatgatgATGAGGAAACTATTCATGAATATGTATAGTTTCATTCTCAGCATAAAACATACATGAAATACACATTCGTGagtaaaaaagcataaaaatggaTATTCATAAGACTATACTTGAACAGTATGAGAATGGAACGATACAAAAAACTGCTCGCAACTTTTGAACGAAGAATTCCAAATTACGAGCAGttcaaatgtgtaaaaaatatatatatatatatatatatatatatatatatatgttcNNNNNNNNNNNNNNNNNNNNNNNNNNNNNNNNNNNNNNNNNNNNNNNNNNNNNNNNNNNNNNNNNNNNNNNNNNNNNNNNNNNNNNNNNNNNNNNNNNNNNNNNNNNNNNNNNNNNNNNNNNNNNNNNNNNNNNNNNNNNNNNNNNNNNNNNNNNNNNNNNNNNNNNNNNNNNNNNNNNNNNNNNNNNNNNNNNNNNNNNNNNNNNNNNNNNNNNNNNNNNNNNNNNNNNNNNNNNNNNNNNNNNNNNNNNNNNNNNNNNNNNNNNNNNNNNNNNNNNNNNNNNNNNNNNNNNNNNNNNNNNNNNNNNNNNNNNNNNNNNNNNNNNNNNNNNNNNNNNNNNNNNNNNNNNNNNNNNNNNNNNNNNNNNNNNNNNNNNNNNNNNNNNNNNNNNNNNNNNNNNNNNNNNNNNNNNNNNNNNNNNNNNNNNNNNNNNNNNNNNNNNNNNNNNNNNNNNNNNNNNNNNNNNNNNNNNNNNNNNNNNNNNNNNNNNNNNNNNNNNNNNNNNNNNNNNNNNNNNNNNNNNNNNNNNNNNNNNNNNNNNNNNNNNNNNNNNNNNNNNNNNNNNNNNNNNNNNNNNNNNNNNNNNNNNNNNNNNNNNNNNNNNNNNNNNNNNNNNNNNNNNNNNNNNNNNNNNNNNNNNNNNNNNNNTATTTTTTATTAGCTTCTTggtttatcaaaattattccattatttGAGGATTGCAACTGATGGTTAGTACCTcaaatctcaattaaaaaaaaaaaatgatgcataTGGGGatcctaaattatttatttaggacCACACgtttaaaaatgcctttttttttaatgcttttcattgagtgtttaggggtaataaaaatatgtttaagttagttaaaattattgcatatcttaaaaatgctttgttttatgtatgtgaagttttttagtTCGATTTTTAACAGTATGACAAGCTACAGTCAAAACATTTCTGTGCCCGGGGGCCCTGCTTGCCACTAAGACGGCCCTGCAACGGttcatgaaaatttcatttgtcaGAAATATTGAAAGGGGAGTTTAAAGATTTCTAGTTATTGAGAAGGACATACATTCCCACCCAACCACGCCCATGGACATAATAAAGCTTTCCGTGAAAGAAATCTtggatattgtttttatttctttttcactaTAATTACTGAACTAGTAGGCAATAAGATGTTTGTGTATTATGCAGCAATGTTGTGAAATTCGAGAAATTTTAATACCTATCTGTAAACCTATCTAAGcaatattttgatgtaaaaatgtcaCCTTTAGAAAAACCGTGGGTACGTGGGTTATTACTTTATTGAGCCAAGCTCTTCAGTTATTGATAGAACTAaactaaattgcatttaatgtGTTTCATTatcttatatttcatttaatgtgcTTAGTaatgactaaaaaaaacattttttttaaacatttcagcCATCTGCTCAATGGTATCTTTTTTGAGTTGGATTCTTTTATACCTACAAAAATTTCGAAAGAACGTAATGACCAGAGAAGAATTGGATCAACACTGGGTCTCTGAATACAGGGCTTGTGTTGGGTACAGCTTCTATCTTGTGGTTGTCTCCATGTTCCTGTTCTTGCTGAATGTTGCTCTTATATCTACCATCATAAAACAACCCTGGGTGGACAGAAAACTGCGATCGGAACTGAGAAAAAAGTTATCATCCGGTAAATACGTGGCACATTCACCGGCGTCCAGTTTGGCGAAGAAATCGAAAGATATCATAGCAGTTTGAACTAATTGCCCTcattatgaataatttcaaaacaagatACTATAGAAATGTCGCCAAATTAGAggttattttaaaggaaactttTGTGAGTCTATGAAATATTCAGTAGCGAAACTCTTAATTGAACGTCAGTCTGATTGATCAGAATAAGAGAATGGAAAGTAGAATAAATTACATCATGAACTATGAGATGAATGAATATGATTTGttctaaatgtaaatatttgcgttcgttttctttaaaagacaagaaaaatgattttactcattttaaatgaataactaGGATAAATGACTAGTTTAAATGAACGCAACAACTAGGACTGGGTTCTATCCCTGATGGCAATTTGAAGTCTACCCACTTTAAGATCTTCGGATACCAGCTTGTCTGAGAAATAAAGACAGCTGGCTCTTAATGCAGACCACCATCATGCAGTTGGTCATGAAATTATGGAGCCTTGTCTTCCATGATCCTCTTGGTTGTTGTGAGGGtacttaactttaaataaggaaatttttttaataaggatgAAAAGTAAAGCCAAAGTCAATACAGATGGTTTCATGACAAACTGTCAGCTTCcaataaaa
The Parasteatoda tepidariorum isolate YZ-2023 chromosome 9, CAS_Ptep_4.0, whole genome shotgun sequence genome window above contains:
- the LOC107447234 gene encoding uncharacterized protein; this translates as MFPAYFPMDTTKRCLVCIVFLVNCATFALICSAMLSQEWVVVKPVRTGLNISIRNVEYLDSETNRFQGVIYFGLFEGKKILNYGFGNRAFDLKIVCVSKLKTCMYSSKENSTERVKDLHDNFNIYTKRGDKNFTDDEEAFKESLPDFNSWVVTISSLSLAAMFAITGGVFAIVNAIRNSAELVFGFLGIGIWNTFGAICSMVSFLSWILLYLQKFRKNVMTREELDQHWVSEYRACVGYSFYLVVVSMFLFLLNVALISTIIKQPWVDRKLRSELRKKLSSGKYVAHSPASSLAKKSKDIIAV